The following coding sequences lie in one Arachis ipaensis cultivar K30076 chromosome B05, Araip1.1, whole genome shotgun sequence genomic window:
- the LOC110271848 gene encoding uncharacterized protein LOC110271848 produces the protein MWFRRCWGLTAAVPVVAGVVAGEDHRSCCLPLPQGSASCRSPLPPELSRTTAVAAAGTVNGRRRCCFRYSHSRRRSQPRRRSELPENATAATELHWRSPLLLGADCRAAAGPVRRPPLFRFSRSFGSSHCGC, from the exons ATGTGGTTTCGTCGCTGTTGGGGTCTCACCGCCGCCGTCCCCGTGGTGGCTGGTGTCGTCGCCGGAGAAGACCACCGGAGTTGCTGTCTGCCTCTGCCTCAGGGTTCTGCAAGTTGCCGGAGCCCACTGCCGCCAGAGCTGTCCAGAACCACCGCTGTGGCTGCCGCTGGGACTGTGAACGGAAGGAGGAGATGCTGTTTCCGTTACAGCCACTCCCGGAGGAGAAGTCAACCGCGCCGCCGTTCCGAGTTGCCGGAGAACGCCACTGCCGCCACCGAGCTCCACTGGCG ATCGCCGCTGCTGCTTGGGGCTGACTGCCGGGCTGCTGCCGGgccggttcggagaccgccgctgtttcggttcagccgttcctttggttcg AGTCATTGTGGTTGCTGA
- the LOC110262779 gene encoding uncharacterized protein LOC110262779, whose protein sequence is MGFRRCWGLTAAVPVVAGVVAGEDHRSCCLPLPRGSASCSSPLPPELPRTTAVAAAGTVNGRRRCCFRYSHSRRRSQPRRRSELPENATAATELHWRSPLLLGADCRAAAEPVRRLPLFRFSRSFGSSHCGC, encoded by the exons ATGGGGTTTCGCCGCTGTTGGGGTCTCACCGCCGCCGTCCCCGTGGTGGCTGGTGTCGTCGCCGGAGAAGACCACCGGAGTTGCTGTCTGCCTCTGCCTCGGGGTTCTGCAAGTTGTTCGAGCCCACTGCCGCCAGAGCTGCCCAGAACCACCGCTGTGGCTGCCGCTGGGACTGTGAACGGAAGGAGGAGATGCTGTTTCCGTTACAGCCACTCCCGGAGGAGAAGTCAACCGCGCCGCCGTTCCGAGTTGCCGGAGAACGCCACTGCCGCCACCGAGCTCCACTGGCG ATCGCCGCTGCTGCTTGGGGCTGACTGCCGGGCTGCTGCCGAGCCGGTTCGGAGACTGCCGttgtttcggttcagccgttcctttggttcg AGTCATTGTGGTTGCTGA